A genomic region of Ketobacter sp. MCCC 1A13808 contains the following coding sequences:
- a CDS encoding YtoQ family protein, with protein sequence MLWTVYLSGEIHTDWREQIIAGAKKLELPIQFSSAVTDHDASDAAGDVLGAEENAFWRDHKSSKVNAIRTQSLIEKADIVVVRFGDKYKQWNAAFDAGYCSAMGKPYITLHDESIIHPLKEVDAAALAWAQTPAQVVDVLRYVVK encoded by the coding sequence ATGTTGTGGACAGTCTATTTATCCGGAGAAATACATACTGATTGGCGCGAGCAGATTATCGCTGGCGCAAAAAAGCTGGAACTGCCTATTCAGTTTAGTTCTGCCGTGACCGACCATGATGCCAGTGATGCCGCCGGGGACGTACTGGGTGCAGAGGAAAACGCTTTCTGGCGCGACCACAAGTCTTCGAAAGTGAATGCCATCCGCACTCAGTCCTTGATAGAGAAGGCCGATATTGTCGTCGTGCGATTCGGTGACAAGTACAAGCAGTGGAACGCGGCTTTTGATGCTGGTTATTGTTCGGCAATGGGCAAACCCTATATCACCTTGCATGATGAGTCGATTATTCATCCCCTTAAAGAAGTAGACGCCGCCGCTTTGGCTTGGGCTCAAACGCCTGCCCAGGTCGTGGATGTACTTCGCTATGTGGTCAAATAG
- a CDS encoding aminoacyl-tRNA deacylase: MPVRALSEYLDKNDVNYHTYNHTPAVTASEVAQSAHIPGAQLAKTVIVSGDGELAMAVLPAHQMIDYDRLKRLMKVSSLVLAREDEFTKRFPDCEVGGMPPLGGMYEMSVYMEKSLLKHDWLAFNAGNHTEVIKMDTGVLKRLIRPVLGGFVQLEE; this comes from the coding sequence ATGCCAGTACGCGCGTTATCAGAATATCTGGATAAGAACGATGTTAACTATCACACTTATAACCATACCCCGGCTGTGACGGCGTCCGAAGTGGCTCAGTCTGCCCATATTCCCGGAGCACAACTTGCTAAAACCGTTATCGTGAGCGGAGACGGAGAGCTGGCTATGGCGGTGTTGCCTGCTCACCAAATGATCGATTACGACCGGTTAAAGCGGTTGATGAAAGTGAGCAGTCTGGTGTTGGCTCGCGAAGACGAATTTACCAAACGCTTTCCCGATTGCGAAGTTGGCGGTATGCCTCCTTTGGGTGGGATGTATGAAATGAGCGTGTATATGGAAAAAAGTTTGCTGAAACACGATTGGCTCGCTTTCAATGCCGGGAACCACACCGAGGTGATTAAAATGGATACGGGCGTTTTGAAACGCTTGATCCGTCCAGTATTGGGTGGCTTTGTACAGCTGGAGGAGTAA